The Daucus carota subsp. sativus chromosome 2, DH1 v3.0, whole genome shotgun sequence genome includes a window with the following:
- the LOC108207743 gene encoding ethylene-responsive transcription factor ERF024 — protein MERYSSSSFDANNSSPPGSGSPSSGRHPVYRGVRRRKSGSGKWVSEIREPRSPNRIWLGTFSSAEMAAVAYDVAALALKGKDAELNFPDSASSLPVPASASPRDIQAAAAIAASAAGAAVDTFRGVDRTTNTRAMIADPNINTNNNVIASRVDHDNNFVDEDMIFDMPNILVNMAHGMLLSPPRMNVEADFDPDYAGDNLWNYP, from the coding sequence ATGGAACGATATTCTAGCAGCAGCTTTGATGCCAACAATTCCTCGCCTCCCGGTTCGGGCTCTCCGTCTTCCGGGAGACACCCGGTTTATCGCGGTGTGAGGCGTAGGAAAAGTGGGAGCGGAAAATGGGTATCTGAAATCCGTGAGCCGCGCTCGCCTAACCGAATATGGCTAGGCACATTTTCGTCGGCTGAAATGGCTGCGGTGGCATATGACGTGGCAGCCCTTGCCTTAAAAGGCAAAGACGCCGAGTTGAACTTTCCCGACTCGGCCTCTTCCTTGCCGGTACCCGCGTCAGCTTCCCCGCGTGACATCCAAGCAGCTGCAGCCATTGCGGCTTCAGCCGCTGGGGCGGCTGTTGACACATTTCGCGGAGTTGACAGGACTACTAATACAAGGGCGATGATAGCCGATCCGAATATTAATACGAATAATAATGTTATTGCAAGTCGAGTAGATCATGATAATAACTTCGTTGATGAGGATATGATATTCGATATGCCGAATATTCTCGTCAATATGGCGCATGGAATGCTTCTGAGCCCTCCAAGAATGAATGTGGAAGCTGATTTCGATCCAGACTATGCAGGAGACAACCTCTGGAACTATCCATAA